One stretch of Zhihengliuella flava DNA includes these proteins:
- a CDS encoding bifunctional acetate--CoA ligase family protein/GNAT family N-acetyltransferase: MADRGKTGEYPAHWEADVVLRDGTTAHLRPIAPTDADALQRMHSAQSQTSIYLRFFTYKSHLTRKELERFTQVDHRNRVAFVVVRREQIIGVGRYDRLDHPTEAEVAFNVADNTQGQGVGSILLEHLAAAARENGIERFSAEVLPENRKMLAVFAEAGYEVARKFDDGVVALEFPLDPTDASRAVMEAREHRAEALSLGGLLAPQSVAVVGASREWGSVGYSLLENIIESGFTGAVYGINRDAFELAGMVSYNRLTDVPDRVDLAVIAVPREELDSVIVDCAQSGVKGVVVVTDGFEGGGDDAAALQRHLVKLARGNGMRLVGPASLGLVNTAAEVRLNASVAPAMPKAGSLGLFSQSAAMGIILYTTATRRGVGVSSIVSAGHRADVSGNDAMQFWEDDESTSAVGLYLESFGNPRKFSRIARRLARRKPVIVAKSDYMGVRLPPGHSVRTTQAPLGAVDEMLRQSGVIRVATNEQLLDVAQIVASQPLPAGPRVGILSNSSALADVVADTATQHGMTPAHVVGQLDLEDGQSRALPRLQRALAEVMGDDDVDSALVVLLPVRGIALSTLARAIYDAARHAQKPVVVAFAGQLDSAFPAEGVLEEGEGAAAADSSAGTLAGLQPAVPYFASPGQAAEALGRIVHYVAWRERDFGQPLELQDVDTARAERLIDGHLSRVNDTELVRLSAAEAAELLGCYGLEVLESVPFTTEEEALATAERIGYPLALKTTDQHLRHRLDLGGVRLNIYDADSLRGNIAHMREILAPFGAVGLELQAMAPSGQGCVVRALEDPLLGPLVSYGLAGDAVNLLDDWAHAIPPLSSTDLDEFVRTPSASRKLFGYQGVPALDVEALKDVLHRVATLKDQHPEIALVEFNPLLVSEAGTTILSADVHIGNAAERTDSARRSMPNF, translated from the coding sequence ATGGCGGATCGAGGCAAAACCGGCGAATATCCGGCCCACTGGGAAGCAGATGTCGTGCTGCGGGACGGGACGACCGCGCACTTGCGGCCCATCGCTCCCACCGACGCGGACGCCCTGCAGCGCATGCACTCGGCCCAATCACAGACCTCCATCTACCTGCGCTTCTTCACCTACAAGTCCCACTTGACCCGGAAAGAGCTTGAACGGTTCACGCAGGTCGACCATCGCAACCGCGTCGCGTTCGTCGTGGTGCGGCGGGAGCAGATCATCGGCGTCGGCCGGTATGACCGCCTGGATCATCCCACCGAGGCCGAGGTCGCCTTCAACGTCGCGGACAACACGCAGGGTCAAGGGGTTGGCTCCATCCTGCTGGAGCATCTCGCGGCAGCCGCGCGGGAGAACGGGATTGAGCGCTTCAGCGCCGAGGTCCTCCCGGAGAACCGGAAGATGCTCGCTGTTTTTGCGGAGGCCGGCTATGAGGTGGCCCGCAAATTTGACGACGGCGTCGTCGCGCTTGAATTTCCCCTCGACCCCACGGACGCATCGCGCGCGGTCATGGAAGCTCGCGAACACCGGGCGGAAGCCCTCAGCCTCGGCGGGCTCCTGGCCCCTCAGTCGGTCGCCGTCGTCGGCGCGAGTCGAGAGTGGGGGTCGGTGGGCTACTCCTTGCTGGAGAACATCATCGAATCTGGTTTTACGGGCGCGGTCTACGGGATCAACCGGGACGCATTCGAGTTGGCGGGAATGGTCTCCTACAACCGACTCACGGACGTGCCCGATCGCGTGGACCTTGCGGTGATCGCCGTGCCGCGGGAGGAACTGGACTCGGTGATTGTTGACTGCGCGCAGAGCGGCGTCAAAGGCGTCGTCGTCGTCACCGACGGGTTCGAGGGTGGAGGGGACGATGCCGCCGCCCTGCAACGCCACCTCGTTAAGCTCGCCCGTGGCAACGGGATGCGCTTGGTGGGGCCAGCCTCGCTCGGCCTCGTGAACACTGCGGCCGAGGTCCGGCTCAACGCCTCCGTGGCGCCCGCGATGCCCAAAGCCGGTTCGTTGGGACTGTTCAGCCAATCGGCGGCCATGGGCATCATTCTCTACACGACGGCCACCCGCCGCGGAGTCGGCGTCTCGTCGATCGTCTCCGCCGGTCACCGCGCCGATGTGTCGGGCAATGACGCGATGCAGTTCTGGGAGGACGACGAGTCCACCTCGGCGGTGGGGCTGTACCTCGAGAGTTTCGGCAACCCTCGCAAGTTCTCTCGCATCGCGCGGCGGCTCGCGCGGCGCAAGCCTGTCATCGTCGCCAAGAGCGACTATATGGGCGTGCGCTTGCCGCCAGGGCACTCCGTGCGCACGACGCAAGCACCGCTCGGGGCCGTCGACGAAATGCTCCGTCAGTCCGGGGTGATTCGGGTCGCGACCAACGAGCAACTGCTCGACGTCGCCCAAATTGTCGCCAGTCAGCCGCTGCCCGCCGGCCCGCGCGTCGGAATCCTCTCCAATTCCTCGGCGCTGGCCGACGTCGTCGCTGACACCGCCACCCAGCATGGAATGACACCAGCGCACGTGGTGGGGCAGCTCGACCTCGAGGATGGGCAATCCCGTGCGCTGCCGCGGCTGCAACGTGCGCTCGCCGAGGTCATGGGGGACGACGACGTCGACTCGGCGCTCGTGGTGTTGTTGCCCGTCCGTGGGATCGCCCTCTCCACCCTCGCGCGGGCGATCTACGATGCGGCGCGGCACGCGCAGAAGCCCGTCGTGGTCGCGTTCGCTGGGCAGCTCGACTCGGCGTTCCCGGCCGAGGGCGTCTTGGAGGAAGGCGAAGGGGCTGCGGCGGCTGACTCATCGGCCGGCACCTTGGCTGGCCTGCAACCCGCCGTTCCGTACTTTGCCAGCCCGGGCCAAGCAGCTGAGGCACTGGGGCGGATCGTTCACTACGTCGCGTGGCGGGAGCGAGACTTCGGCCAGCCCCTCGAGCTACAGGACGTGGACACCGCCCGTGCCGAGCGTTTGATTGACGGCCACCTGAGCCGTGTGAATGACACGGAGCTCGTGCGCCTGAGCGCCGCGGAGGCGGCGGAATTGTTGGGCTGCTACGGGCTGGAGGTCCTCGAATCCGTGCCGTTCACCACGGAGGAGGAGGCCCTCGCGACCGCCGAACGCATCGGCTACCCGCTGGCCCTGAAAACGACGGACCAACACCTGCGGCATCGCCTCGACCTGGGCGGAGTGCGCCTGAACATCTACGATGCGGACAGCTTGCGCGGGAACATCGCCCACATGCGGGAGATCTTGGCTCCTTTCGGCGCGGTGGGCTTGGAACTGCAGGCGATGGCCCCGTCCGGGCAGGGGTGCGTGGTGCGAGCGCTCGAGGACCCGCTGCTCGGCCCGTTGGTCTCCTATGGGCTCGCCGGAGATGCGGTCAACCTTCTCGACGATTGGGCCCACGCGATCCCGCCGCTGTCCAGCACGGACCTTGACGAGTTTGTCCGGACCCCCAGCGCCTCCCGGAAGTTGTTTGGATATCAGGGAGTGCCGGCCCTCGACGTCGAGGCGCTCAAGGATGTGCTGCACCGGGTGGCGACGTTGAAGGACCAGCACCCGGAAATCGCGCTCGTGGAATTCAACCCGCTCTTGGTCTCGGAGGCCGGTACGACGATCCTCTCGGCCGACGTTCACATCGGCAATGCGGCGGAACGGACCGACAGCGCGCGGCGCTCGATGCCGAACTTCTAA
- a CDS encoding DUF5998 family protein — translation MFSRTPSAAHSDDPLSALRQSLTMAAFYPQLVEDVVVDALDAETPVDHFVHLETHFDRDEVHRHITALVVTEDVLVIAHVDDQQLDESGAHVVAQASTESIPVARIGSVLLSSMHHQPQSYSSGDPVKEMTLAIAWSGGQRLDLVPAGCADPECDADHGYTGTVAREDLVLRISAEADGPHAVQNARRFARNLRKINTAAALGRPVRGQQDRA, via the coding sequence ATGTTCTCTCGTACCCCGTCTGCGGCGCACTCTGACGACCCCCTTTCAGCACTACGGCAGAGCCTGACCATGGCCGCGTTCTACCCGCAGCTCGTCGAGGACGTCGTCGTCGATGCCCTCGATGCGGAGACCCCGGTGGACCACTTCGTCCATCTGGAGACGCACTTCGACCGGGACGAGGTCCACCGTCACATCACCGCCCTCGTCGTGACCGAGGACGTGCTCGTCATCGCTCACGTGGACGACCAGCAGCTGGACGAATCGGGTGCCCACGTGGTGGCCCAAGCGTCGACGGAGTCGATCCCTGTGGCCCGCATCGGATCCGTGCTGCTGAGCTCGATGCACCACCAGCCGCAGTCCTACTCCAGCGGTGATCCGGTGAAGGAAATGACGCTGGCGATTGCCTGGTCCGGCGGCCAGCGCCTCGATCTGGTGCCGGCCGGTTGCGCGGACCCGGAGTGCGATGCGGACCACGGCTATACGGGAACCGTGGCACGGGAAGACTTGGTGTTGCGCATTAGCGCGGAAGCCGATGGGCCGCACGCAGTGCAGAACGCTCGGCGGTTTGCGCGGAACCTGCGCAAAATCAACACGGCGGCCGCTCTGGGGCGCCCGGTGCGCGGCCAGCAGGATCGCGCGTGA
- a CDS encoding alkaline phosphatase family protein, which translates to MSEHDLPPVPRYASAHVSQVLPSAAAVLGVPGVENVLGLPAARRVCVVMVDGLGSSLLKSRGAHAPFLRRAMQQNNQTLDAAFPTTTASSLASFGTGLAPGEHGLVGYDVVDPASRRVVNQLGNWPGWLDPRVWQPKPTVLQRAADVVSTTTVSLPAFADSQLTAAALRGGSFVGAKTLQARVQAAQQALAGSERSLVYLYINELDKAGHRHGAASVEWGEQLEELDFALRSLVARLPASTLVLVTADHGMVDVPASRRIDYSQRSHLIDGVELTAGEPRAVQLHLAAGVEPEEVARRWRAEFGAGVWVMTRETMIQQGYFGPRIREDVTERIGDVLIMGREPELALYDGRRVAPHAFEMVGQHGSLTRAERQVPLIEVART; encoded by the coding sequence GTGAGCGAGCACGACCTCCCGCCCGTACCACGCTACGCCAGCGCCCACGTCTCCCAGGTGCTGCCCAGCGCAGCCGCGGTCCTCGGCGTGCCGGGGGTAGAGAACGTGTTGGGCCTGCCGGCCGCGCGCCGCGTGTGCGTCGTGATGGTGGACGGGCTGGGATCCTCCCTCTTGAAGTCCCGAGGTGCACACGCCCCCTTCCTGCGCCGGGCCATGCAACAGAACAACCAAACGCTTGACGCGGCCTTTCCCACGACGACGGCCAGCTCGCTGGCGAGCTTTGGCACCGGCCTGGCGCCCGGCGAGCACGGCCTGGTGGGGTACGACGTCGTCGATCCCGCCTCGCGGCGCGTCGTGAATCAGCTCGGCAACTGGCCGGGCTGGCTGGATCCACGTGTGTGGCAGCCGAAGCCGACGGTGCTGCAACGGGCCGCGGACGTCGTCAGCACCACCACGGTCAGCCTGCCGGCGTTCGCCGATTCGCAGCTGACGGCGGCTGCGCTGCGCGGCGGATCCTTCGTCGGCGCCAAGACTCTTCAGGCCCGCGTCCAAGCGGCGCAGCAAGCGCTGGCGGGCAGCGAGCGGTCCTTGGTGTATCTCTACATCAACGAACTCGATAAGGCCGGGCATCGGCACGGCGCCGCGTCCGTGGAGTGGGGCGAACAGCTCGAGGAGCTTGATTTTGCCCTGCGCAGCCTCGTGGCGCGGCTTCCCGCCTCAACTCTGGTTTTGGTCACTGCGGATCATGGGATGGTGGACGTTCCCGCCTCCCGCCGCATTGACTATTCGCAGCGAAGCCACCTCATCGACGGCGTGGAGCTGACGGCGGGGGAGCCGCGGGCAGTTCAGCTCCATCTGGCCGCGGGAGTCGAGCCCGAGGAGGTTGCGCGTCGGTGGCGCGCCGAGTTTGGTGCCGGGGTGTGGGTCATGACGCGGGAGACGATGATCCAGCAGGGCTACTTTGGGCCGCGGATCCGTGAGGACGTCACCGAGCGCATCGGCGACGTCCTCATCATGGGCCGCGAACCCGAGCTGGCCCTGTACGACGGGCGCCGAGTGGCACCCCACGCGTTCGAGATGGTGGGGCAGCACGGATCGTTGACGCGCGCAGAGCGGCAGGTCCCGTTGATCGAGGTCGCCCGGACCTGA
- the sepH gene encoding septation protein SepH encodes MEQLRLVGVHEDGEHLLVSSPEGATFRLPLDEALRAAVARPSTRASTAAEDAQPLSPREIQARIRAGASAEQLAEETGLEHASIMRYAGPVYAERDFVAQQAQGIEVSAPQGHDAYRSAFGDEPATLGDMVRVRLASFGVGTDTVEWDAARRSDGSWDVSAAFTLPENSHAASIGDEPPARWTFHPSRKLLQNTNRWSQVLSELEPLDSPLTARRLTAVKDRPFDVEADADVESAATAPSAAEDAPGRETDESRAQDEFLDLLRSRRGQRLGDDEDGDDQLAEMLAKGIPAAHPRDEEYAGHHRFEFADDSEDESANEALPRLHDGVSTDTSDITVVPNLRAVRYGEPADDASPAGDGDEQGEDTAPKKQKPKRSSVPSWDEIVFGKKSD; translated from the coding sequence ATGGAGCAACTCCGTCTGGTGGGCGTCCATGAGGACGGCGAGCACCTGCTGGTCTCGTCCCCCGAGGGCGCAACGTTCCGACTGCCGCTCGACGAGGCGCTGCGCGCCGCCGTCGCCCGGCCCTCGACGCGTGCGTCCACTGCTGCTGAGGACGCGCAGCCGCTGTCCCCGCGCGAAATCCAGGCCCGGATCCGCGCCGGCGCCTCGGCCGAACAGCTCGCCGAAGAGACGGGCCTAGAGCATGCCTCCATCATGCGCTATGCCGGACCGGTGTACGCCGAGCGCGATTTTGTGGCCCAGCAGGCCCAAGGCATCGAGGTGTCCGCACCGCAAGGTCACGACGCGTACCGGTCCGCCTTTGGCGACGAACCCGCCACCCTCGGCGATATGGTGCGGGTCCGGCTCGCGAGCTTCGGTGTGGGCACGGACACCGTGGAATGGGATGCCGCGCGCCGGTCCGACGGCTCGTGGGACGTGAGCGCCGCTTTCACTCTTCCCGAGAATTCCCACGCGGCATCCATCGGCGACGAGCCACCGGCACGCTGGACGTTCCATCCCAGCCGCAAACTGCTGCAGAACACCAACCGGTGGAGCCAGGTCCTGTCCGAGCTGGAGCCGCTGGACTCGCCACTGACCGCGCGCCGCTTAACGGCAGTGAAGGATCGGCCGTTCGACGTCGAGGCCGACGCCGACGTGGAATCAGCCGCTACCGCACCGAGCGCCGCCGAGGACGCCCCGGGACGTGAAACCGACGAGTCACGCGCTCAGGACGAATTCCTCGACCTACTGCGGTCTCGCCGTGGGCAGCGCCTCGGTGACGACGAGGACGGCGACGACCAGCTGGCAGAAATGCTCGCCAAGGGCATCCCCGCCGCGCACCCGCGCGACGAAGAGTACGCCGGACATCACCGCTTTGAGTTTGCCGACGACTCCGAGGACGAATCAGCGAACGAAGCCCTGCCGCGACTGCACGACGGTGTGAGCACCGACACCAGCGATATTACGGTCGTCCCGAACCTGCGAGCGGTCCGCTATGGCGAACCAGCCGACGACGCCTCGCCCGCCGGCGACGGGGACGAGCAGGGCGAGGACACCGCGCCCAAGAAGCAGAAACCCAAGCGCTCGTCGGTCCCCAGCTGGGACGAGATCGTCTTCGGCAAGAAGTCCGACTGA
- a CDS encoding DUF4193 domain-containing protein: MATDYDAPRKNDEEINEDSIEELKGRRSDKQSSVVDEDEAETADSYELPGADLSGEELQVRVLPAQADEFTCASCFLVRHRSQVAKEKGGLFYCKDCEG; the protein is encoded by the coding sequence ATGGCGACCGACTACGACGCGCCGCGTAAGAACGACGAGGAGATCAACGAAGACTCCATCGAAGAGCTCAAGGGCCGGCGCTCCGACAAGCAGTCCTCTGTCGTGGACGAGGACGAGGCGGAGACCGCGGATAGTTACGAACTTCCGGGCGCCGACCTGTCCGGCGAAGAACTCCAGGTCCGGGTCCTGCCGGCTCAGGCCGACGAGTTCACGTGTGCTTCCTGCTTCCTGGTGCGCCACCGCTCCCAGGTCGCCAAGGAAAAGGGCGGACTCTTTTATTGCAAGGATTGCGAAGGCTAA
- a CDS encoding DUF3093 domain-containing protein: protein MPDSSASSPSPTHPTFREYLWPAWWIWIVLLGTGGAAYVMFAPISVGAGLTAGIVVAALLVVVLINHTMTSGRIEVDEQWVRVGRARIERRFIGDVAAFRGEDAHAARGRDLNGTAYMCFRGWIDPVVTLQVTDPEDATPYWITSTRRPDELLAALDSSGS from the coding sequence ATGCCTGATTCGTCCGCTTCATCCCCTTCGCCCACTCACCCGACCTTCCGCGAGTACCTCTGGCCTGCTTGGTGGATCTGGATTGTGCTGCTCGGAACCGGCGGCGCCGCCTACGTCATGTTCGCCCCCATCAGCGTCGGCGCCGGCCTGACTGCAGGCATCGTGGTGGCTGCCCTGCTGGTCGTGGTCCTCATCAATCACACGATGACGTCCGGCCGCATCGAAGTGGACGAGCAGTGGGTCCGGGTGGGCCGGGCACGGATCGAACGGCGGTTCATCGGCGACGTGGCCGCGTTCCGCGGCGAGGACGCCCACGCCGCACGCGGTCGCGACCTCAACGGGACCGCCTACATGTGTTTCCGCGGGTGGATCGACCCGGTGGTGACCCTCCAGGTCACCGATCCCGAGGACGCCACCCCCTACTGGATCACGAGCACGCGGCGCCCTGACGAACTCCTCGCCGCGCTCGACTCCTCCGGCAGCTAA
- the dut gene encoding dUTP diphosphatase has product MSAEATLDVELTLLDDGIEPPSYAHPGDAGADLRARVDVTLAPGERALVPTAVALALPFGYVGLIHPRSGLATKHGLTVVNAPGTVDAGYRGEIAVTLLNTDREATIELRRGDRIAQLVIQKVETARFVPVDRLADSARGSGGFGSTGGFGAQPH; this is encoded by the coding sequence ATGAGCGCCGAAGCCACCCTCGACGTCGAGCTGACCTTGCTCGACGACGGCATCGAGCCGCCGTCGTATGCCCACCCGGGCGACGCCGGAGCCGACTTGCGCGCGCGCGTCGACGTGACGCTCGCGCCGGGGGAGCGCGCATTGGTGCCGACGGCCGTGGCGCTGGCCCTGCCCTTCGGGTATGTGGGCCTGATCCACCCCCGTTCAGGGTTGGCCACCAAGCACGGGCTGACGGTGGTGAATGCGCCGGGCACGGTCGACGCCGGGTACCGCGGGGAGATTGCGGTGACCCTACTCAACACGGACCGCGAGGCAACGATCGAGCTGCGCCGTGGCGACCGGATCGCCCAGCTGGTGATCCAGAAGGTGGAGACGGCTCGCTTTGTGCCCGTCGATCGGCTGGCCGACTCAGCCCGGGGCTCCGGGGGATTCGGATCCACGGGCGGGTTCGGGGCGCAGCCCCACTAG